In Hippoglossus stenolepis isolate QCI-W04-F060 chromosome 5, HSTE1.2, whole genome shotgun sequence, one genomic interval encodes:
- the lactb gene encoding serine beta-lactamase-like protein LACTB, mitochondrial isoform X2 — translation MQPFHLSRLVRSGSMIHSGSVRSVREAVLTMSRLFVSHRFCPSCPRLLSSRSLSLWTRLKQQQQQRKVFSQQHRPHTQGLNPASAPHRVRSRLWLCGVGVGLALAVGLKHGWGGDEAAAADRTDRYRAAVSVSRELLQRIKAEVGAPGLVVGVSVDGAQVWCEGIGFADLENRVPCSPETVMRIASISKPLTSAAAARLCEEGKLDLDVPIQEYVPEFPQKEFEGQDVTITPRLILSHLSGIRHYERDAKKVKEDREKAKRLLKPPLEEDEKSSSENKEKEATKAQKKKEFEHEEYYLKDNFESVTQALELFKDDPLIFKPGTTFLYSTHAFTLLSAVMERAAGQHFLDVMMNTFRELGMLNTVPDENGPIIYHRSRYYHVNKRGRVVNCQYVDNSYKWAGGGFLSTVGDLLLFGNALLYSYQVAHLKDTEGLLPGFLKPKTAIDVWAPVDRTEASWDKDGLYAQGWLVVEKLQKYGQCRRRRHYVSHTGGAVGASSVLLVLPREEEEQDQGQNCPLPQGVVVTIITNMQSVGLNGTALKIAHEFDKARRLRE, via the exons ATGCAACCCTTCCACCTGTCTCGATTAGTAAGGTCTGGTTCGATGATTCATTCGGGAAGTGTCCGCTCAGTAAGAGAAGCGGTTCTCACCATGTCGcggttgtttgtgtctcaccGCTTCTGTCCCTCGTGTCCTCGCCTCCTGTCCTCGCGGTCGCTGTCCCTGTGGacgaggctgaagcagcagcagcagcagaggaaggttTTCTCTCAGCAGCACCGACCTCACACGCAGGGACTGAACCCAGCGTCTGCCCCGCACAGGGTGAGGTCCAGGCTGTGGCTGTGCGGGGTCGGTGTGGGGTTAGCTTTAGCTGTGGGGCTGAAGCACGGCTGGGGGGGCGATGAGGCTGCAGCGGCAGACAGGACGGATCGATACAGAGCTGCGGTGTCAGTGAGcagggagctgctgcagaggatcAAG gctGAGGTCGGGGCTCCGGGGCTGGTGGTCGGGGTCTCTGTGGACGGTGCTCAGGTCTGGTGTGAGG GGATCGGTTTTGCTGATTTGGAGAACCGTGTGCCGTGCAGCCCAGAAACGGTGATGCGAATCGCCAGCATCAGTAAACCCCTcacatctgcagctgctgcacgaCTCTGCGAGGAAGGGAAACTGGATCTTGATGTCCCCATCCAGGAATATGTCCCCGAATTTCCCCAGAAAGAGTTTGAGGGACAGGAT GTGACGATAACCCCTCGTTTGATCCTGTCCCACCTGAGCGGTATCCGACATTATGAGAGGGATGCGAAAAAGGTAAAAGAGGACAGGGAGAAAGCGAAACGCCTTCTGAAGCCACCGCTtgaagaggatgaaaagagctcatctgaaaacaaagagaaagaagcaaCCAAGGctcagaagaagaaagagtttGAGCATGAAGAGTACTACTTGAAGGACAACTTTGAAAGTGTCACTCAGGCCTTGGAGCTCTTCAAGGATGACCCGCTCATTTTCAAACCCG GCACCACTTTTTTGTACTCCACCCACGCCTTTACTCTGCTCAGTGCTGTAATGGAGCGAGCTGCCGGCCAGCACTTCCTGGACGTCATGATGAACACGTTCCGCGAGCTGGGGATGCTCAATACTGTGCCTGATGAGAATGGCCCTATTATTTATCACCGCTCCAG ATATTATCATGTCAACAAGAGAGGACGTGTGGTAAACTGCCAGTATGTGGACAACTCCTACAAGTGGGCAGGAGGCGGCTTCCTCTCCACGGTGGGAGACCTGCTGCTGTTCGGTAATGCTCTGCTCTACAGCTACCAGGTGGCCCACCTTAAGGACACAGAGGGCTTGTTGCCAGGCTTCCTTAAACCCAAAACCGCCATAGATGTGTGGGCGCCAGTTGACAGGACAGAGGCCAGCTGGGATAAGGATGGGTTGTATGCCCAGGGCTGGCTGGTTGTGGAGAAACTGCAGAAATATGGCCAGTGCAGGAGGCGCAGGCACTACGTGTCGCACACAGGCGGCGCTGTGGGGGCGAGCAGCGTCCTCCTAGTGTTAcccagagaggaggaagagcaggatcAAGGACAGAACTGTCCGCTCCCACAGGGGGTGGTGGTCACCATCATCACTAACATGCAGTCTGTGGGACTCAACGGCACTGCACTGAAAATTGCACACGAGTTTGACAAAGCCAGACGCCTGCGAGAGTAA
- the tpm1 gene encoding tropomyosin alpha-1 chain isoform X4: MDAIKKKMQMLKLDKENALDRAEQAESDKKAAEDRSKQLEDDIRELEKKLRSSEDERDKVFEEHQTAEEKLLAAEEVATKAESDVASLNRRIQLVEEELDRAQERLATALTKLEEAEKAADESERGMKVIENRAMKDEEKMELQEIQLKEAKHIAEEADRKYEEVARKLVIIEGDLERTEERAELTESKCSELEEELKTVTNNLKSLEAQAEKYSQKEDKYEEEIKVLTDKLKEAETRAEFAERSVAKLEKTIDDLEDELYAQKLKYKAISEELDHALNDMTSM; the protein is encoded by the exons ATGGATGCCATCAAGAAGAAGATGCAGATGCTCAAGCTCGACAAGGAGAACGCCTtggacagagcagagcaggctGAGTCAGAcaagaaagcagcagaggacagaAGCAAACAG TTAGAGGACGATATAAGAGAGTTGGAAAAGAAATTGCGCTCGTCTGAGGACGAGAGAGATAAAGTGTTTGAGGAGCACCAAACTgctgaggagaagctgctggccGCTGAGGAGGTCGCCACCAAG GCTGAGAGCGATGTCGCTTCCCTCAACAGACGTATCCAGCTGGTTGAGGAGGAGTTGGATCGTGCACAGGAGCGTCTGGCAACTGCCCTGACCAagctggaggaggctgagaaGGCTGCTGATGAGAGCgagag AGGCATGAAGGTCATTGAGAACAGGGCCATGAAGGAcgaggagaagatggagctgcaggagatcCAGCTGAAAGAGGCCAAACACATCGCTGAGGAGGCTGACCGCAAATATGAGGAG GTGGCTCGTAAGCTCGTCATCATTGAGGGTGACCTGGAGCGCACAGAGGAGCGCGCTGAGCtgacagagag CAAATGCTCTGAGCTTGAGGAAGAGTTGAAAACTGTGACCAACAACCTGAAGTCACTGGAGGCCCAGGCTGAGAAG TACTCACAGAAGGAGGACAAGTACGAGGAGGAGATCAAGGTCCTCACCGACAAGCTGAAGGAG GCTGAGACTCGTGCTGAGTTCGCTGAGAGATCAGTAGCCAAGCTTGAGAAGACCATTGATGACTTGGAAG ATGAGTTGTATGCCCAGAAACTGAAGTACAAGGCCATCAGCGAGGAGCTGGACCACGCCCTCAACGACATGACCTCCATGTAA
- the tpm1 gene encoding tropomyosin alpha-1 chain isoform X3, which produces MDAIKKKMQMLKLDKENALDRAEQAESDKKAAEDRSKQLEDDIRELEKKLRSSEDERDKVFEEHQTAEEKLLAAEEVATKAESDVASLNRRIQLVEEELDRAQERLATALTKLEEAEKAADESERGMKVIENRAMKDEEKMELQEIQLKEAKHIAEEADRKYEEVARKLVIIEGDLERTEERAELTESKCSELEEELKTVTNNLKSLEAQAEKYSQKEDKYEEEIKVLTDKLKEAETRAEFAERSVAKLEKTIDDLEEKLSHAKEENLDMHQMLDQTLMELNNL; this is translated from the exons ATGGATGCCATCAAGAAGAAGATGCAGATGCTCAAGCTCGACAAGGAGAACGCCTtggacagagcagagcaggctGAGTCAGAcaagaaagcagcagaggacagaAGCAAACAG TTAGAGGACGATATAAGAGAGTTGGAAAAGAAATTGCGCTCGTCTGAGGACGAGAGAGATAAAGTGTTTGAGGAGCACCAAACTgctgaggagaagctgctggccGCTGAGGAGGTCGCCACCAAG GCTGAGAGCGATGTCGCTTCCCTCAACAGACGTATCCAGCTGGTTGAGGAGGAGTTGGATCGTGCACAGGAGCGTCTGGCAACTGCCCTGACCAagctggaggaggctgagaaGGCTGCTGATGAGAGCgagag AGGCATGAAGGTCATTGAGAACAGGGCCATGAAGGAcgaggagaagatggagctgcaggagatcCAGCTGAAAGAGGCCAAACACATCGCTGAGGAGGCTGACCGCAAATATGAGGAG GTGGCTCGTAAGCTCGTCATCATTGAGGGTGACCTGGAGCGCACAGAGGAGCGCGCTGAGCtgacagagag CAAATGCTCTGAGCTTGAGGAAGAGTTGAAAACTGTGACCAACAACCTGAAGTCACTGGAGGCCCAGGCTGAGAAG TACTCACAGAAGGAGGACAAGTACGAGGAGGAGATCAAGGTCCTCACCGACAAGCTGAAGGAG GCTGAGACTCGTGCTGAGTTCGCTGAGAGATCAGTAGCCAAGCTTGAGAAGACCATTGATGACTTGGAAG AGAAACTCTCACACGCTAAAGAAGAGAACCTCGATATGCACCAGATGCTGGACCAGACTCTAATGGAACTGAATAATTTGTGA
- the LOC118109576 gene encoding pro-neuregulin-4, membrane-bound isoform: protein MMADHGELCNGQEATYCMNGGTCYRIPSMDSLSCVCQDDFKGSRCEQFQLPSKFTKAGEAGLIAAVVITSLLILLVLVFVIFYVRRMLKAKKQSQKNKQQQYWRVKPRV, encoded by the exons ATGATGGCAG ATCATGGAGAACTGTGCAATGGGCAGGAGGCCACCTATTGTATGAATGGAGGGACATGCTACAGAATACCCTCTATGGATTCACTCTCCTGTGT GTGCCAAGACGATTTCAAAGGCAGCAGGTGTGAGCAGTTTCAGCTCCCGAGCAAGTTCACCAAGGCAGGGGAGGCAGGGTTAATTGCAGCCGTGGTCATTACTAGCCTCCTCATCCTATTGGTGCTCGTATTTGTTATCTTCTACGTACGCAG GATGTTGAAAGCCAAGAAACAGAGCCAAAAGAACAAGCAGCAACAGTATTGGAGAGTAAAACCAAGAGTTTAA
- the tpm1 gene encoding tropomyosin alpha-1 chain isoform X1, whose product MDAIKKKMQMLKLDKENALDRAEQAESDKKAAEDRSKQLEDDLVALQKKLKGTEDELDKYSEALKDAQEKLELAEKKAADAESDVASLNRRIQLVEEELDRAQERLATALTKLEEAEKAADESERGMKVIENRAMKDEEKMELQEIQLKEAKHIAEEADRKYEEVARKLVIIEGDLERTEERAELTESKCSELEEELKTVTNNLKSLEAQAEKYSQKEDKYEEEIKVLTDKLKEAETRAEFAERSVAKLEKTIDDLEDELYAQKLKYKAISEELDHALNDMTSI is encoded by the exons ATGGATGCCATCAAGAAGAAGATGCAGATGCTCAAGCTCGACAAGGAGAACGCCTtggacagagcagagcaggctGAGTCAGAcaagaaagcagcagaggacagaAGCAAACAG CTTGAGGACGATTTGGTAGCGCTGCAGAAGAAGCTCAAGGGAACTGAGGATGAGTTGGACAAGTACTCTGAGGCTCTTAAAGACGCCCAGGAGAAACTTGAGCTGGCTGAGAAGAAAGCCGCCGAT GCTGAGAGCGATGTCGCTTCCCTCAACAGACGTATCCAGCTGGTTGAGGAGGAGTTGGATCGTGCACAGGAGCGTCTGGCAACTGCCCTGACCAagctggaggaggctgagaaGGCTGCTGATGAGAGCgagag AGGCATGAAGGTCATTGAGAACAGGGCCATGAAGGAcgaggagaagatggagctgcaggagatcCAGCTGAAAGAGGCCAAACACATCGCTGAGGAGGCTGACCGCAAATATGAGGAG GTGGCTCGTAAGCTCGTCATCATTGAGGGTGACCTGGAGCGCACAGAGGAGCGCGCTGAGCtgacagagag CAAATGCTCTGAGCTTGAGGAAGAGTTGAAAACTGTGACCAACAACCTGAAGTCACTGGAGGCCCAGGCTGAGAAG TACTCACAGAAGGAGGACAAGTACGAGGAGGAGATCAAGGTCCTCACCGACAAGCTGAAGGAG GCTGAGACTCGTGCTGAGTTCGCTGAGAGATCAGTAGCCAAGCTTGAGAAGACCATTGATGACTTGGAAG ATGAGTTGTATGCCCAGAAACTGAAGTACAAGGCCATCAGCGAGGAGCTGGACCACGCCCTCAACGACATGACCTCCAT ATAA
- the tpm1 gene encoding tropomyosin alpha-1 chain isoform X6 — MAGAASLDAVKRRIKSLQMQADNAEERVERLQRELLTEKKTREQAESDVASLNRRIQLVEEELDRAQERLATALTKLEEAEKAADESERGMKVIENRAMKDEEKMELQEIQLKEAKHIAEEADRKYEEVARKLVIIEGDLERTEERAELTESKCSELEEELKTVTNNLKSLEAQAEKYSQKEDKYEEEIKVLTDKLKEAETRAEFAERSVAKLEKTIDDLEEKLSHAKEENLDMHQMLDQTLMELNNL; from the exons ATGGCCGGGGCTGCATCGCTGGATGCGGTGAAACGAAGGATCAAATCGTTGCAAATGCAGGCGGACAATGCTGAGGAGAGAGTCGAGAGATTACAGAGGGAGTTGCTTACGGAGAAGAAGACCAGGGAACAA GCTGAGAGCGATGTCGCTTCCCTCAACAGACGTATCCAGCTGGTTGAGGAGGAGTTGGATCGTGCACAGGAGCGTCTGGCAACTGCCCTGACCAagctggaggaggctgagaaGGCTGCTGATGAGAGCgagag AGGCATGAAGGTCATTGAGAACAGGGCCATGAAGGAcgaggagaagatggagctgcaggagatcCAGCTGAAAGAGGCCAAACACATCGCTGAGGAGGCTGACCGCAAATATGAGGAG GTGGCTCGTAAGCTCGTCATCATTGAGGGTGACCTGGAGCGCACAGAGGAGCGCGCTGAGCtgacagagag CAAATGCTCTGAGCTTGAGGAAGAGTTGAAAACTGTGACCAACAACCTGAAGTCACTGGAGGCCCAGGCTGAGAAG TACTCACAGAAGGAGGACAAGTACGAGGAGGAGATCAAGGTCCTCACCGACAAGCTGAAGGAG GCTGAGACTCGTGCTGAGTTCGCTGAGAGATCAGTAGCCAAGCTTGAGAAGACCATTGATGACTTGGAAG AGAAACTCTCACACGCTAAAGAAGAGAACCTCGATATGCACCAGATGCTGGACCAGACTCTAATGGAACTGAATAATTTGTGA
- the tpm1 gene encoding tropomyosin alpha-1 chain isoform X2 — protein sequence MDAIKKKMQMLKLDKENALDRAEQAESDKKAAEDRSKQLEDDLVALQKKLKGTEDELDKYSEALKDAQEKLELAEKKAADAESDVASLNRRIQLVEEELDRAQERLATALTKLEEAEKAADESERGMKVIENRAMKDEEKMELQEIQLKEAKHIAEEADRKYEEVARKLVIIEGDLERTEERAELTESKCSELEEELKTVTNNLKSLEAQAEKYSQKEDKYEEEIKVLTDKLKEAETRAEFAERSVAKLEKTIDDLEEKLSHAKEENLDMHQMLDQTLMELNNL from the exons ATGGATGCCATCAAGAAGAAGATGCAGATGCTCAAGCTCGACAAGGAGAACGCCTtggacagagcagagcaggctGAGTCAGAcaagaaagcagcagaggacagaAGCAAACAG CTTGAGGACGATTTGGTAGCGCTGCAGAAGAAGCTCAAGGGAACTGAGGATGAGTTGGACAAGTACTCTGAGGCTCTTAAAGACGCCCAGGAGAAACTTGAGCTGGCTGAGAAGAAAGCCGCCGAT GCTGAGAGCGATGTCGCTTCCCTCAACAGACGTATCCAGCTGGTTGAGGAGGAGTTGGATCGTGCACAGGAGCGTCTGGCAACTGCCCTGACCAagctggaggaggctgagaaGGCTGCTGATGAGAGCgagag AGGCATGAAGGTCATTGAGAACAGGGCCATGAAGGAcgaggagaagatggagctgcaggagatcCAGCTGAAAGAGGCCAAACACATCGCTGAGGAGGCTGACCGCAAATATGAGGAG GTGGCTCGTAAGCTCGTCATCATTGAGGGTGACCTGGAGCGCACAGAGGAGCGCGCTGAGCtgacagagag CAAATGCTCTGAGCTTGAGGAAGAGTTGAAAACTGTGACCAACAACCTGAAGTCACTGGAGGCCCAGGCTGAGAAG TACTCACAGAAGGAGGACAAGTACGAGGAGGAGATCAAGGTCCTCACCGACAAGCTGAAGGAG GCTGAGACTCGTGCTGAGTTCGCTGAGAGATCAGTAGCCAAGCTTGAGAAGACCATTGATGACTTGGAAG AGAAACTCTCACACGCTAAAGAAGAGAACCTCGATATGCACCAGATGCTGGACCAGACTCTAATGGAACTGAATAATTTGTGA
- the lactb gene encoding serine beta-lactamase-like protein LACTB, mitochondrial isoform X1, which produces MQPFHLSRLVRSGSMIHSGSVRSVREAVLTMSRLFVSHRFCPSCPRLLSSRSLSLWTRLKQQQQQRKVFSQQHRPHTQGLNPASAPHRVRSRLWLCGVGVGLALAVGLKHGWGGDEAAAADRTDRYRAAVSVSRELLQRIKVGAEAEVGAPGLVVGVSVDGAQVWCEGIGFADLENRVPCSPETVMRIASISKPLTSAAAARLCEEGKLDLDVPIQEYVPEFPQKEFEGQDVTITPRLILSHLSGIRHYERDAKKVKEDREKAKRLLKPPLEEDEKSSSENKEKEATKAQKKKEFEHEEYYLKDNFESVTQALELFKDDPLIFKPGTTFLYSTHAFTLLSAVMERAAGQHFLDVMMNTFRELGMLNTVPDENGPIIYHRSRYYHVNKRGRVVNCQYVDNSYKWAGGGFLSTVGDLLLFGNALLYSYQVAHLKDTEGLLPGFLKPKTAIDVWAPVDRTEASWDKDGLYAQGWLVVEKLQKYGQCRRRRHYVSHTGGAVGASSVLLVLPREEEEQDQGQNCPLPQGVVVTIITNMQSVGLNGTALKIAHEFDKARRLRE; this is translated from the exons ATGCAACCCTTCCACCTGTCTCGATTAGTAAGGTCTGGTTCGATGATTCATTCGGGAAGTGTCCGCTCAGTAAGAGAAGCGGTTCTCACCATGTCGcggttgtttgtgtctcaccGCTTCTGTCCCTCGTGTCCTCGCCTCCTGTCCTCGCGGTCGCTGTCCCTGTGGacgaggctgaagcagcagcagcagcagaggaaggttTTCTCTCAGCAGCACCGACCTCACACGCAGGGACTGAACCCAGCGTCTGCCCCGCACAGGGTGAGGTCCAGGCTGTGGCTGTGCGGGGTCGGTGTGGGGTTAGCTTTAGCTGTGGGGCTGAAGCACGGCTGGGGGGGCGATGAGGCTGCAGCGGCAGACAGGACGGATCGATACAGAGCTGCGGTGTCAGTGAGcagggagctgctgcagaggatcAAGGTAGGAGCAGAG gctGAGGTCGGGGCTCCGGGGCTGGTGGTCGGGGTCTCTGTGGACGGTGCTCAGGTCTGGTGTGAGG GGATCGGTTTTGCTGATTTGGAGAACCGTGTGCCGTGCAGCCCAGAAACGGTGATGCGAATCGCCAGCATCAGTAAACCCCTcacatctgcagctgctgcacgaCTCTGCGAGGAAGGGAAACTGGATCTTGATGTCCCCATCCAGGAATATGTCCCCGAATTTCCCCAGAAAGAGTTTGAGGGACAGGAT GTGACGATAACCCCTCGTTTGATCCTGTCCCACCTGAGCGGTATCCGACATTATGAGAGGGATGCGAAAAAGGTAAAAGAGGACAGGGAGAAAGCGAAACGCCTTCTGAAGCCACCGCTtgaagaggatgaaaagagctcatctgaaaacaaagagaaagaagcaaCCAAGGctcagaagaagaaagagtttGAGCATGAAGAGTACTACTTGAAGGACAACTTTGAAAGTGTCACTCAGGCCTTGGAGCTCTTCAAGGATGACCCGCTCATTTTCAAACCCG GCACCACTTTTTTGTACTCCACCCACGCCTTTACTCTGCTCAGTGCTGTAATGGAGCGAGCTGCCGGCCAGCACTTCCTGGACGTCATGATGAACACGTTCCGCGAGCTGGGGATGCTCAATACTGTGCCTGATGAGAATGGCCCTATTATTTATCACCGCTCCAG ATATTATCATGTCAACAAGAGAGGACGTGTGGTAAACTGCCAGTATGTGGACAACTCCTACAAGTGGGCAGGAGGCGGCTTCCTCTCCACGGTGGGAGACCTGCTGCTGTTCGGTAATGCTCTGCTCTACAGCTACCAGGTGGCCCACCTTAAGGACACAGAGGGCTTGTTGCCAGGCTTCCTTAAACCCAAAACCGCCATAGATGTGTGGGCGCCAGTTGACAGGACAGAGGCCAGCTGGGATAAGGATGGGTTGTATGCCCAGGGCTGGCTGGTTGTGGAGAAACTGCAGAAATATGGCCAGTGCAGGAGGCGCAGGCACTACGTGTCGCACACAGGCGGCGCTGTGGGGGCGAGCAGCGTCCTCCTAGTGTTAcccagagaggaggaagagcaggatcAAGGACAGAACTGTCCGCTCCCACAGGGGGTGGTGGTCACCATCATCACTAACATGCAGTCTGTGGGACTCAACGGCACTGCACTGAAAATTGCACACGAGTTTGACAAAGCCAGACGCCTGCGAGAGTAA
- the tpm1 gene encoding tropomyosin alpha-1 chain isoform X5, with translation MAGAASLDAVKRRIKSLQMQADNAEERVERLQRELLTEKKTREQAESDVASLNRRIQLVEEELDRAQERLATALTKLEEAEKAADESERGMKVIENRAMKDEEKMELQEIQLKEAKHIAEEADRKYEEVARKLVIIEGDLERTEERAELTESKCSELEEELKTVTNNLKSLEAQAEKYSQKEDKYEEEIKVLTDKLKEAETRAEFAERSVAKLEKTIDDLEDELYAQKLKYKAISEELDHALNDMTSI, from the exons ATGGCCGGGGCTGCATCGCTGGATGCGGTGAAACGAAGGATCAAATCGTTGCAAATGCAGGCGGACAATGCTGAGGAGAGAGTCGAGAGATTACAGAGGGAGTTGCTTACGGAGAAGAAGACCAGGGAACAA GCTGAGAGCGATGTCGCTTCCCTCAACAGACGTATCCAGCTGGTTGAGGAGGAGTTGGATCGTGCACAGGAGCGTCTGGCAACTGCCCTGACCAagctggaggaggctgagaaGGCTGCTGATGAGAGCgagag AGGCATGAAGGTCATTGAGAACAGGGCCATGAAGGAcgaggagaagatggagctgcaggagatcCAGCTGAAAGAGGCCAAACACATCGCTGAGGAGGCTGACCGCAAATATGAGGAG GTGGCTCGTAAGCTCGTCATCATTGAGGGTGACCTGGAGCGCACAGAGGAGCGCGCTGAGCtgacagagag CAAATGCTCTGAGCTTGAGGAAGAGTTGAAAACTGTGACCAACAACCTGAAGTCACTGGAGGCCCAGGCTGAGAAG TACTCACAGAAGGAGGACAAGTACGAGGAGGAGATCAAGGTCCTCACCGACAAGCTGAAGGAG GCTGAGACTCGTGCTGAGTTCGCTGAGAGATCAGTAGCCAAGCTTGAGAAGACCATTGATGACTTGGAAG ATGAGTTGTATGCCCAGAAACTGAAGTACAAGGCCATCAGCGAGGAGCTGGACCACGCCCTCAACGACATGACCTCCAT ATAA